In Natronomonas halophila, one DNA window encodes the following:
- the hemL gene encoding glutamate-1-semialdehyde 2,1-aminomutase has translation MNHEASRSLYGRALSVMPGGVNSSVRAAPQPYPLFVERGDGGHVIDADGNRYIDWVQGLGPLLLGHDMPEPVQSAVQSRAAEGPMYGMPSEIEVEHAEFVCRHVPGVEMIRFVNSGTEATVSACRLARGVTERNKIVVMQGGYHGAQETTLVEGDADHPKPSTSGIPQSFAKHTLPIPFNDTEAAREVFAEHGDDIAAVLVEPVQANMGIVYPEDGYHETLRELTDDHGALLIFDEVITGFRVGGLQCAQGKFDIDPDITTFGKIIGGGYPVGAIGGKTEYIEQFTPAGDVFQAGTFSGHPVTMAAGLETLKYCAENDVYEHVNELGRQLREGLSDIVADQAPEYTVVGTDSIFKVVFTRGEDGPQDECCANGCRQDHSCSRYGSCPKRGTDVKGAETERYARLFRPQMLEEGVLVSQNQFESNFVSYGHTEEDVEETLEAYKSAL, from the coding sequence ATGAATCACGAAGCCTCGCGTTCGCTGTACGGCCGGGCGCTGTCGGTTATGCCGGGCGGTGTCAACTCGTCGGTGCGGGCCGCCCCGCAGCCGTATCCCCTCTTCGTCGAGCGCGGCGACGGCGGCCACGTCATCGACGCCGACGGCAACCGCTACATCGACTGGGTGCAGGGACTCGGGCCGCTCCTTCTGGGCCACGATATGCCCGAACCCGTCCAGTCGGCCGTCCAGTCGCGGGCCGCCGAGGGGCCGATGTACGGCATGCCCTCGGAGATCGAGGTCGAACACGCCGAGTTCGTCTGCCGGCACGTCCCCGGCGTCGAGATGATTCGCTTCGTCAACAGCGGCACCGAAGCGACCGTCTCCGCGTGCCGCCTCGCCCGAGGAGTAACCGAACGGAACAAAATAGTCGTCATGCAGGGCGGCTACCACGGCGCCCAGGAGACGACCCTCGTCGAAGGCGACGCCGACCACCCCAAGCCCTCGACGTCGGGAATCCCACAGTCGTTCGCCAAGCACACCCTGCCGATTCCGTTCAACGACACCGAGGCCGCCCGCGAGGTTTTCGCGGAACACGGCGACGATATCGCCGCCGTCCTCGTCGAACCCGTGCAGGCCAACATGGGCATCGTCTACCCCGAAGACGGCTACCACGAGACGCTGCGGGAGTTGACCGACGACCACGGCGCCTTGCTCATCTTCGACGAGGTCATCACCGGGTTCCGGGTCGGCGGCCTCCAGTGTGCGCAGGGCAAGTTCGATATCGACCCCGACATCACGACGTTCGGCAAGATCATCGGCGGCGGCTACCCCGTCGGCGCCATCGGCGGCAAGACCGAATACATCGAACAGTTCACGCCCGCGGGCGACGTCTTCCAGGCCGGCACCTTCTCCGGCCATCCCGTGACGATGGCCGCCGGGCTGGAGACCCTGAAATACTGCGCCGAAAACGACGTCTACGAGCACGTCAACGAACTCGGCCGGCAACTCCGGGAGGGCCTGTCGGATATCGTCGCCGACCAGGCGCCCGAGTACACCGTCGTCGGCACCGACTCCATATTCAAGGTCGTCTTCACCCGCGGCGAGGACGGCCCGCAGGACGAGTGTTGCGCCAACGGCTGTCGACAGGACCACTCCTGTAGCCGGTACGGGTCGTGTCCGAAGCGGGGCACCGACGTCAAAGGCGCCGAAACCGAACGGTACGCACGGCTGTTCCGCCCGCAGATGTTAGAGGAAGGGGTGCTGGTCTCCCAGAACCAGTTCGAGTCCAACTTCGTCTCCTACGGCCACACCGAGGAAGACGTCGAGGAGACGCTGGAAGCCTACAAGTCCGCGCTGTAG
- a CDS encoding nitrite/sulfite reductase: MHKKEEYKEDCYGDEVREKILEFAEDGFDSIPDDEKAAWFSRFKFWGLFHQRDGQESYFMMRLSNANGVLEPGQLRAIGEVARDYATGPIENPEFGNGYIDLTTRQSVQLHWLKLEDIPAIWEKLESVGVTSRSAGGDTMRNIAGCPLAGKGEEYVETQPLLDRFQEELRGDDALANLPRKFNISATGCHEGCAQDSINDIGLEPARKVTEDDEGETVVRRGFNVRVGGGTGGRQPRRARSLDVFVEGEDEAYEVVRAFVELYHEEGNRQNRNKNRARFFVDEHGTDWIRDELEDRVGSLEPAGEDFREKYTYNAGLPSDAGRADHVGVGDQADGKNYIGLSVAVGRLAAEDAIKIADLADEYGSGEVRLTRRQNPVIVDVPDANLPDLLNEDLLDKHAPKPNPFQRGAIACTGTEFCSLALTETKARMARMLRWLRDNVELPDDVEHIHMHFSGCTADCGQAMTADIGLQGMRARKDGEMVEAVDIGVGGGLGENPEFIEWINQRVPADEAPGAIKTLVEAFAAHREEGESFRQWVGRMGTEPLVELCEGEETSYEDPCLYDGKQAWYPFAEETGTSAAEVASDD; the protein is encoded by the coding sequence ATGCACAAGAAAGAGGAATACAAGGAGGACTGCTACGGCGACGAGGTTCGGGAGAAGATTCTGGAGTTCGCCGAGGACGGCTTCGACTCCATCCCGGACGACGAGAAGGCGGCGTGGTTCTCCCGGTTCAAGTTCTGGGGGCTCTTCCACCAGCGCGACGGTCAGGAGAGCTACTTCATGATGCGGCTGTCGAACGCCAACGGCGTGCTGGAGCCGGGCCAACTCCGTGCCATCGGCGAAGTCGCTCGCGATTACGCGACCGGCCCCATCGAGAACCCCGAGTTCGGCAACGGCTACATCGACCTGACGACCCGACAGTCCGTGCAGTTGCACTGGCTCAAACTGGAGGACATCCCCGCGATCTGGGAGAAACTCGAATCCGTCGGCGTTACCTCTCGCTCCGCGGGCGGCGACACGATGCGTAACATCGCCGGCTGTCCGCTGGCCGGCAAGGGCGAGGAGTACGTCGAAACCCAGCCTCTCTTGGACCGCTTCCAGGAGGAACTGCGCGGCGATGACGCACTGGCGAACCTCCCCCGGAAGTTCAATATCTCGGCGACGGGCTGTCACGAGGGTTGTGCGCAGGATTCCATCAACGACATCGGCCTCGAACCGGCCCGCAAGGTCACCGAGGACGACGAGGGCGAAACGGTCGTCCGCCGCGGCTTCAACGTCCGCGTCGGCGGCGGCACCGGCGGCCGCCAGCCCCGGCGTGCCCGCTCGCTGGACGTCTTCGTCGAGGGCGAAGACGAGGCCTACGAGGTGGTCCGGGCCTTCGTCGAACTCTACCACGAGGAGGGCAACCGGCAGAACCGCAACAAGAACCGCGCGCGCTTCTTCGTCGACGAACACGGTACCGACTGGATTCGTGACGAACTCGAAGACCGTGTCGGCAGCCTCGAACCCGCGGGCGAGGACTTCCGTGAGAAATACACCTACAACGCCGGCCTGCCCTCCGACGCCGGCCGCGCGGACCACGTCGGCGTCGGCGACCAGGCCGACGGCAAGAACTACATCGGCCTCTCGGTTGCCGTCGGCCGGCTCGCCGCCGAAGACGCAATCAAGATTGCCGACCTCGCCGACGAGTACGGCTCCGGCGAGGTTCGACTGACCCGCCGGCAGAACCCCGTCATCGTCGACGTTCCCGACGCGAATCTGCCCGACCTGCTGAACGAGGACCTGCTGGACAAACACGCGCCGAAGCCCAACCCCTTCCAGCGGGGTGCCATCGCCTGCACCGGCACCGAGTTCTGCTCGCTCGCGCTGACGGAGACGAAAGCCCGGATGGCCCGTATGCTCCGGTGGCTCCGCGACAACGTCGAGCTGCCCGACGACGTCGAACACATCCACATGCACTTCTCGGGCTGTACCGCCGACTGCGGACAGGCGATGACCGCCGACATCGGCCTGCAGGGGATGCGTGCCCGGAAGGACGGCGAGATGGTCGAGGCCGTCGACATCGGCGTCGGCGGCGGACTGGGCGAGAACCCCGAGTTCATCGAGTGGATCAACCAGCGCGTCCCTGCCGACGAGGCGCCGGGCGCCATCAAGACGCTCGTGGAGGCCTTCGCCGCCCACCGCGAGGAGGGCGAATCCTTCCGGCAGTGGGTCGGCCGGATGGGCACGGAACCCCTCGTCGAACTCTGTGAGGGCGAGGAAACCAGCTACGAGGACCCCTGCCTATACGACGGCAAGCAGGCGTGGTACCCCTTCGCCGAGGAGACGGGCACCTCGGCCGCGGAGGTGGCGAGCGATGATTGA
- a CDS encoding NCS2 family permease, protein MGLTESLADYFEFDEHDTDFRTESLAGVTTFLAMAYIIVVNPGILAPAIVGGFPEGDSIPTTTINGATYDYFQVVEMLTVVTILASAIAIFVMAFYAKRPFGLAPGMGLNAFFTFTVVLTLGVPWQVALAAVFVEGLIFIALTAVGARTYVIELFPEPVKFAVGAGIGIFLLFLGLQNMGIVVNHPDTLVTLGNVLQSPPAALSLLGLALTLLLYARDVKGSIVIGILTTAITGYALTLAGVVERGVLEPGTVSQVESGGIGALLFGVQYDFTPLVYGFIEGLGLITQDPLTFALVVFTFFFVDFFDTAGTLIGVSQIGGFLDEDGNLPEMDKPLMADAIGTTAGAVMGTSTVTTYIESATGLEEGGRTGFTALVVGLLFSASLLVVPLVSAIPQYATYIALVVVGIIMLQGVADIDWQDPAWAVSAGLTITVMPLTTSIANGLAAGIMSYPLVKAAVGEREDVSLGQWTLAAVFVLYFVVYFSAQAGQLSF, encoded by the coding sequence ATGGGTCTTACTGAATCGCTCGCGGACTACTTCGAGTTCGACGAGCACGACACCGACTTCCGAACCGAGAGCCTCGCGGGCGTGACCACGTTCCTCGCGATGGCTTACATCATCGTCGTCAATCCGGGTATCCTCGCGCCGGCCATCGTCGGCGGCTTCCCGGAGGGTGACAGCATCCCGACGACGACTATCAACGGCGCTACCTACGACTACTTCCAGGTCGTCGAGATGCTGACGGTCGTCACGATTCTGGCGTCCGCCATCGCCATCTTCGTGATGGCTTTCTACGCCAAGCGACCCTTCGGGCTGGCGCCCGGAATGGGGCTGAACGCCTTCTTCACCTTCACCGTCGTCCTCACGCTGGGCGTCCCGTGGCAGGTCGCTCTCGCGGCCGTCTTCGTCGAAGGCCTCATCTTCATCGCGCTCACGGCGGTCGGCGCGCGGACCTACGTCATCGAACTCTTCCCCGAACCAGTCAAGTTCGCGGTCGGGGCCGGTATCGGTATCTTCCTCCTGTTCCTCGGCCTCCAGAACATGGGTATCGTCGTCAACCATCCGGACACGCTCGTGACGCTGGGCAACGTCCTCCAGAGTCCCCCGGCAGCCCTGTCGCTGCTCGGCCTCGCGCTCACGCTGCTGCTGTACGCGCGTGACGTGAAGGGCTCTATCGTCATCGGTATCCTGACGACGGCCATCACGGGCTACGCCCTCACGCTGGCCGGCGTCGTCGAGCGCGGCGTCCTCGAACCTGGCACGGTCAGTCAGGTCGAATCCGGGGGCATCGGCGCGCTGCTGTTCGGCGTCCAGTACGACTTCACGCCGCTGGTATACGGCTTCATCGAGGGTCTCGGCCTCATCACACAGGACCCGCTTACCTTCGCGCTGGTCGTCTTCACCTTCTTCTTCGTCGACTTCTTCGACACCGCGGGCACGCTCATCGGCGTCTCCCAGATTGGCGGCTTCCTCGATGAGGACGGCAACCTCCCCGAGATGGACAAGCCGCTGATGGCCGACGCCATCGGGACGACCGCCGGCGCCGTCATGGGAACCTCGACGGTCACCACCTACATCGAATCCGCGACGGGCCTCGAGGAGGGCGGCCGGACCGGGTTTACCGCTCTGGTCGTCGGGCTACTCTTCTCGGCCTCCCTGCTCGTCGTCCCGCTCGTGTCGGCGATTCCGCAGTACGCGACCTACATCGCGCTGGTCGTCGTCGGGATTATCATGCTGCAGGGTGTCGCCGACATCGACTGGCAGGACCCCGCGTGGGCCGTCTCCGCGGGCCTTACCATCACCGTCATGCCGCTGACGACCTCCATCGCCAACGGGCTCGCGGCCGGTATCATGAGTTACCCGCTCGTCAAGGCTGCCGTCGGCGAGCGCGAGGACGTCTCGCTCGGCCAGTGGACGCTTGCGGCCGTCTTCGTCCTCTACTTCGTCGTCTACTTCAGCGCGCAGGCCGGCCAACTGTCGTTCTAA
- a CDS encoding molybdenum cofactor guanylyltransferase yields the protein MADPAVVLLAGGRSRRYPDGDKALVELGGQPMCRRVVAGLPGEELVVNCREDQRPALREALGGLNPRFAVDPVPDRGPLAGLLTAFRLTAADRAIVVACDMPFFDRATARALADTLDDADAALVDVEGQPQPLGAAYRVAPAREACETTLACGSKRLVDAVARLDIASVDADARAVRNCNCPDEIDAAADALERRTPVQ from the coding sequence ATGGCTGACCCTGCCGTCGTCCTGCTTGCGGGCGGTCGCTCGCGGCGCTATCCGGACGGCGACAAGGCGCTGGTCGAACTCGGCGGCCAGCCGATGTGCCGACGTGTCGTCGCCGGCTTACCCGGCGAGGAACTCGTGGTGAACTGCCGGGAGGACCAGCGGCCGGCGCTCCGGGAGGCCCTCGGCGGTCTGAACCCCCGGTTCGCGGTCGACCCCGTGCCCGACCGGGGGCCGCTGGCGGGCCTGCTGACGGCGTTCCGCCTGACTGCGGCCGACCGGGCCATCGTCGTCGCCTGTGACATGCCCTTCTTCGACCGTGCGACCGCACGCGCGTTGGCTGATACGCTCGATGACGCCGACGCGGCGCTGGTCGATGTCGAGGGGCAACCCCAGCCACTCGGGGCCGCCTATCGCGTCGCCCCCGCTCGCGAAGCCTGCGAGACGACGCTTGCCTGCGGTTCGAAACGACTAGTCGATGCCGTTGCCCGCCTCGATATCGCTTCGGTCGATGCTGACGCGCGCGCGGTGCGCAACTGCAACTGCCCCGACGAAATCGATGCGGCGGCCGACGCGCTCGAACGACGAACGCCCGTTCAATAA
- a CDS encoding phosphoribosyltransferase family protein, giving the protein MNRSEKAALQLRAVDVLRTLKETRTYEELAAETGLPAGDLNRYVNGHVLPSEARARDVVEGVGETLLAEELDARIAVDDEGYVDNSRVVFDQSLLSLVPPVAAEKLDIEPPDAVLTAATDGITLAAAMARYFGARCAYAKKSRETAVEEFIEARQRLSSGIEIDYYLPANAIESGESVLVVDDLIRSGETQELLLDIAKSADAEVAGVFALIAVGDEGIDRAKRHTDAPVGALIELD; this is encoded by the coding sequence ATGAACCGTTCGGAGAAGGCAGCCCTCCAGTTGCGTGCCGTCGACGTGTTGCGGACGCTCAAGGAGACGCGCACCTACGAGGAGCTCGCCGCGGAGACGGGTCTGCCGGCCGGCGACCTCAATCGCTACGTCAACGGGCACGTCCTGCCAAGCGAGGCCCGCGCCCGCGACGTCGTCGAAGGCGTCGGCGAGACGCTGCTCGCCGAGGAACTCGACGCCCGCATCGCCGTCGACGACGAGGGCTACGTCGACAACTCGCGTGTCGTCTTCGACCAGTCGCTGCTCTCGCTAGTCCCGCCGGTCGCCGCGGAGAAACTCGACATCGAACCGCCCGATGCCGTACTGACCGCCGCGACGGACGGCATCACGCTGGCCGCGGCGATGGCCCGGTATTTCGGCGCCCGGTGTGCCTACGCCAAGAAGTCCCGCGAGACGGCCGTCGAGGAGTTCATCGAGGCCCGCCAGCGGCTCTCCTCGGGCATCGAAATCGACTATTACCTCCCCGCCAACGCCATCGAGTCCGGCGAATCCGTCCTCGTGGTCGACGACCTCATCCGGTCCGGCGAGACACAGGAACTCCTGCTGGATATCGCCAAATCCGCCGACGCGGAGGTCGCCGGCGTCTTCGCGCTTATCGCCGTCGGCGACGAGGGCATCGACCGCGCAAAGCGCCACACCGACGCCCCCGTCGGCGCGCTCATCGAACTGGACTGA
- a CDS encoding glutaredoxin family protein: MANITLYELPGCPYCAKVIDKLDELGLEYDSIEVPSAHSERDEVEEVSGQTGVPVIVDEEHGIEGMPESDDIVEYLDETYGAEA; this comes from the coding sequence ATGGCGAACATCACCCTCTACGAACTGCCCGGTTGTCCGTACTGCGCGAAGGTCATCGACAAACTCGACGAACTCGGCCTCGAATACGACAGCATCGAGGTCCCGAGCGCACACAGCGAACGCGACGAAGTCGAAGAAGTAAGCGGTCAGACGGGCGTGCCCGTCATCGTCGACGAGGAACACGGCATCGAGGGGATGCCCGAATCCGACGACATCGTCGAGTACCTCGACGAGACCTACGGCGCTGAGGCCTGA
- the nasA gene encoding assimilatory nitrate reductase NasA, with the protein MTDPVPTTCMRCAVGCGHVHQGVDLGVGVDVARGDPAHPTNEGLACGRGLRESTDPDGEWLTRPMVRRGDELVPTTWDIALGEAVTGLREQAAQDPDSVAVLGSGQQTNEAAYALGKLARGAIGTRNYDANTTLCMASAVAAYYDAFGSDAPPPTYDDVPDAETHLVWGANPAVAHPVLFRWIHGSAQEDDSELIVVDPVETKTAGAADDHIAPDPGTDLALARGVLARLVERDGIDEAFVEAHTEGFDELRQSLPTPETAAREAGVDVADLDRLCAALDAPTLLYWGMGINQHVQGTDTASALVDLCLASGNMGPGSGPFSLTGQANSMGTRVCSSKGTWPGHRDFDDPNARRDVASAWGVPVERLPDDPGPGPVGMFESVGEEVEAIYAVATNPAAGMPDATAVREALDDAFLVVQDAFHTETTELADVVLPAATWGESDGTTTNMERTISRVRRVTDPPSGVKTDLELIATVANALEPGLIESSDPAAVFEEFAALTRGTVADCSGISYERLDAEHAVRWPAPDAESRGSYRYYEGEDASAADWSFPTPSGKARFSTAGFEGLAEPVSEAYPLTLTTAREADGYNTGIRSRSTAPEAVTVRVHPDTAPAEAGETVHVESRRGSIPAVVEPDAAVPEGVVWLPIHHPRTNELTTKQRDPTGEPNFKQCAVRLLVDEDREKRAEAEAIA; encoded by the coding sequence GTGACTGACCCCGTGCCGACGACGTGTATGCGGTGTGCGGTCGGCTGTGGCCACGTGCATCAGGGTGTTGACCTCGGCGTCGGCGTCGACGTCGCCCGCGGCGACCCCGCCCACCCGACCAACGAGGGACTGGCTTGCGGTCGGGGACTCAGAGAGAGCACCGACCCCGACGGCGAGTGGCTCACCCGCCCGATGGTCCGCCGCGGCGACGAACTCGTCCCGACGACGTGGGACATCGCGCTGGGTGAGGCCGTCACCGGGCTTCGCGAGCAGGCGGCCCAAGACCCCGACAGCGTTGCCGTCCTCGGCAGCGGCCAACAGACCAACGAGGCGGCCTACGCGCTCGGGAAACTCGCCCGCGGCGCCATCGGCACCCGCAACTACGACGCCAACACCACGCTCTGTATGGCGAGCGCGGTCGCCGCCTACTACGACGCCTTCGGCAGCGACGCGCCGCCGCCGACCTACGACGACGTCCCCGACGCCGAAACCCATCTCGTCTGGGGCGCCAATCCCGCCGTCGCCCACCCCGTGCTCTTCCGATGGATACACGGTTCGGCCCAGGAGGACGACAGCGAACTCATCGTCGTCGACCCCGTCGAGACGAAGACGGCGGGCGCGGCCGACGACCACATCGCTCCCGATCCCGGGACCGACCTCGCGTTGGCCCGCGGGGTCCTCGCGCGACTGGTCGAACGCGACGGCATCGACGAGGCGTTCGTCGAGGCCCACACAGAGGGCTTCGACGAACTCCGCCAGTCGCTGCCGACACCCGAGACGGCCGCCCGCGAAGCCGGCGTCGACGTGGCCGACCTCGACCGACTCTGTGCGGCGCTCGACGCACCGACGCTCCTCTACTGGGGCATGGGCATCAACCAGCACGTTCAGGGTACCGACACCGCCAGTGCGCTGGTCGACCTCTGTCTCGCCTCGGGGAACATGGGCCCCGGAAGCGGCCCCTTCTCGCTGACCGGGCAGGCCAACTCGATGGGAACCCGGGTCTGCTCCTCGAAGGGCACCTGGCCCGGCCACCGGGACTTCGACGACCCGAACGCACGTCGCGACGTCGCGAGCGCGTGGGGCGTCCCCGTCGAGCGCCTGCCGGACGACCCCGGTCCCGGCCCGGTCGGTATGTTCGAGTCAGTTGGTGAGGAAGTCGAGGCCATCTACGCCGTCGCCACCAATCCCGCGGCGGGGATGCCCGACGCGACGGCCGTTCGGGAGGCCCTCGACGACGCCTTCCTCGTCGTGCAGGACGCCTTCCACACCGAAACGACCGAACTGGCCGACGTCGTCCTGCCCGCGGCGACGTGGGGCGAAAGCGACGGCACGACGACGAACATGGAGCGGACAATCTCTCGGGTCCGCCGGGTGACCGACCCACCGTCGGGGGTCAAGACCGACCTCGAACTCATCGCGACGGTCGCCAACGCGCTGGAACCGGGGCTCATCGAGTCGTCCGACCCCGCCGCCGTCTTCGAGGAGTTCGCCGCGCTCACCCGTGGCACCGTCGCCGACTGCTCGGGCATCAGTTACGAGCGACTCGACGCCGAACACGCCGTCCGGTGGCCCGCGCCGGACGCGGAAAGCCGCGGGAGCTACCGCTACTACGAGGGCGAGGACGCGAGCGCCGCCGACTGGTCGTTCCCGACGCCGTCCGGGAAGGCACGCTTTTCGACGGCCGGCTTCGAGGGCCTCGCCGAACCCGTTTCCGAGGCGTACCCGCTGACGCTGACGACCGCACGCGAGGCCGACGGCTACAACACCGGCATCCGGTCGCGGTCGACCGCCCCCGAAGCGGTGACGGTTCGGGTCCATCCCGATACCGCGCCGGCTGAGGCCGGCGAGACGGTCCACGTCGAATCGCGTCGCGGGTCGATTCCGGCCGTCGTCGAACCCGATGCGGCGGTCCCCGAGGGCGTCGTCTGGCTGCCCATCCACCACCCGCGAACCAACGAACTGACGACGAAACAGCGGGACCCGACCGGCGAACCGAACTTCAAGCAGTGTGCCGTCCGACTGCTCGTCGACGAGGACCGCGAGAAGCGCGCCGAAGCGGAGGCAATCGCGTGA
- the tenA gene encoding thiaminase II → MAFSDHLLDAGEHIWEAQKEHPFVTELAAGTLDSAAFETWMRQDYRYLLDYARLFAIAGTKARDEATMTHLLGIAHQVLDEEMDLHRSFAADYGLDERELEATEKAPTCVAYTNFLLRTAHEGSIAEIAAALYPCMQGYLDVAEHMAELADGDHQYTPFIENYTSEEFRDSVAWSRAFVDRCGERFPGEHDAMERAFLTSAKLEYRFWEMAYTQEGWGL, encoded by the coding sequence ATGGCGTTCAGCGATCACCTGCTCGATGCAGGCGAGCACATCTGGGAGGCACAGAAGGAACACCCGTTCGTGACCGAACTCGCCGCCGGCACACTCGATTCGGCGGCCTTCGAAACGTGGATGCGGCAGGACTACCGGTATCTGCTGGATTATGCCCGCCTCTTCGCGATTGCGGGCACGAAAGCCCGCGACGAGGCGACGATGACACACCTGTTGGGGATCGCTCATCAGGTACTCGACGAGGAGATGGACCTCCACCGCTCCTTCGCGGCTGATTACGGGCTCGATGAACGGGAACTGGAGGCCACCGAGAAGGCGCCGACCTGTGTCGCCTACACCAACTTCCTGCTGCGGACGGCCCACGAGGGGTCCATCGCCGAAATCGCGGCGGCGCTGTACCCCTGCATGCAGGGGTATCTCGACGTCGCCGAACACATGGCCGAGTTAGCCGACGGTGACCACCAGTACACCCCGTTCATCGAGAACTACACCAGCGAGGAGTTCCGCGACTCGGTGGCGTGGTCACGCGCCTTCGTCGACCGCTGTGGGGAGCGCTTCCCCGGCGAACACGACGCGATGGAGCGGGCCTTCCTCACGAGCGCGAAACTCGAATATCGCTTCTGGGAGATGGCCTACACGCAGGAGGGGTGGGGACTGTGA
- a CDS encoding aryl-sulfate sulfotransferase: MERPRPADYPRRTLLRAGLALLVVALLLPAAVSYADSDTLELGPGEVEAPADNTTYVSVQGFHLAGYGAAKKPARLVAADGNASLKWHFEGDDVGADWFYEIDLQKNGNLFVTSTYRGGTVVFEFDPETREAVWSHRLPGDMDTHNVDRLSENRILVANMREYDGEVSRDRLYIENTETNETEWEWVFHEHYPNSTDGGFNADWTHVNDLDTIGEDDRYILTSPRNFDQVIVIDRETDAIVMRLGEDGDHGTLYEQHNPDYIEREDGTPVLIVADSENDRVVEYERDCGDADPRLGAGTPPSECDWNLVWSVEGFNWPRDADRLPNGNTLVTDTLNHRVVEITPEGEVVWEFYAAWAPYNAERGTDDSHGPAMADFGTTGSYTVSGGGDTGPASRYQVANAINDLGSYTPFEAQFRSLASTYAHVEPWFRPVGVGSWAFLSAVIGLLVAVGWGLSELVVNRKRLRRGVQRRLP, translated from the coding sequence ATGGAGCGCCCGCGTCCGGCCGACTACCCTCGTCGTACCCTGCTTCGCGCGGGCCTCGCCCTGCTTGTCGTCGCGCTGCTCCTTCCGGCGGCCGTCTCGTATGCCGACTCCGACACGCTGGAACTCGGCCCCGGCGAGGTCGAAGCCCCCGCAGACAACACGACCTACGTCAGCGTACAGGGCTTTCACCTCGCCGGCTACGGCGCGGCCAAAAAGCCCGCCCGTCTCGTGGCCGCCGACGGGAACGCGAGCCTGAAGTGGCATTTCGAGGGCGACGACGTCGGCGCCGACTGGTTTTACGAAATCGACCTCCAGAAGAACGGTAACCTCTTCGTCACCTCGACGTACCGCGGGGGGACCGTCGTCTTCGAGTTCGACCCCGAGACTCGGGAGGCGGTCTGGAGCCATCGGTTGCCCGGCGACATGGACACCCACAACGTCGACCGCCTCTCGGAGAACCGCATCCTCGTCGCCAACATGCGCGAGTACGACGGAGAGGTCAGCCGTGACCGCCTCTATATCGAGAACACCGAGACGAACGAAACCGAGTGGGAGTGGGTCTTCCACGAACACTACCCCAACAGCACCGACGGCGGGTTCAACGCCGACTGGACCCACGTCAACGACCTCGATACCATCGGCGAGGACGACCGCTACATCCTCACCTCGCCCCGGAACTTCGACCAGGTCATCGTCATCGACCGCGAAACGGATGCTATCGTCATGCGCCTCGGCGAGGACGGCGACCACGGCACCCTCTACGAGCAGCACAACCCCGACTACATCGAACGGGAGGACGGCACGCCCGTCCTCATCGTCGCCGACAGCGAAAACGACCGCGTCGTCGAATACGAACGCGACTGCGGCGACGCCGACCCACGCCTCGGCGCCGGAACGCCGCCCTCGGAGTGCGACTGGAACCTCGTGTGGTCCGTCGAGGGATTCAACTGGCCGCGAGACGCCGACCGGCTCCCGAACGGCAACACGCTGGTGACGGACACGCTCAACCACCGCGTGGTCGAAATCACGCCGGAGGGCGAAGTCGTCTGGGAGTTCTACGCCGCGTGGGCGCCGTACAACGCCGAACGCGGGACCGACGACAGCCACGGCCCCGCGATGGCCGATTTCGGAACGACGGGGTCCTACACCGTCTCCGGCGGCGGCGATACGGGGCCGGCCTCCCGCTATCAGGTCGCCAACGCCATCAACGACCTCGGGTCCTACACGCCCTTTGAGGCGCAGTTCCGGTCGCTCGCCTCGACGTACGCCCACGTCGAACCGTGGTTCCGCCCGGTCGGCGTCGGCTCGTGGGCCTTCCTCTCGGCGGTTATCGGCCTGCTGGTCGCCGTCGGGTGGGGCCTCAGCGAACTCGTCGTCAACCGCAAGCGACTTCGCCGCGGTGTCCAGCGTCGGCTTCCGTAA